A genomic segment from Ornithorhynchus anatinus isolate Pmale09 chromosome 16, mOrnAna1.pri.v4, whole genome shotgun sequence encodes:
- the LAPTM5 gene encoding lysosomal-associated transmembrane protein 5 isoform X2, with translation MPPQIPGKMPGETLVRRAPERQASCFNTRVATTALAGYHMVVSVLLLVEHAVEVSSGKGQCQVTGTRSYRLDIASSFLLLGMLFIVSVSLLFGVIKKRERCLLPFLSLQIMDFLLGLLTLLGTYIELPGYLRLATATRARGRPKTPRVALQLLDFCLSVLALCSSYMEVPAYLNFKAMNHMNYLPSQEGKGFLTTMLLFSVAFVAVLTLKVYMFKCVWRCYRDIQAQQATGGKVTPRLLQQVALPSYEEAMALPGKGARPPPYSEV, from the exons ATGCCCCCACAGATACCCGGCAAGATGCCCGGTGAGACGCTGGTCAGGAGGGCCCCCGAGCGCCAGGCCTCCTGCTTCAACACCCGTGTGGCCACCACTGCACTGGCGGGGTACCACATG GTAGTGAGTGTCCTGCTGCTGGTGGAACATGCTGTGGAGGTGTCCAGCGGCAAGGGCCAGTGCCAGGTCACGGGGACCCGCTCCTACCGCTTGG ACATTGCCTCCAGCTTCCTGCTCCTTGGCATGCTGTTCATCGTTAGTGTCAGCCTACTCTTCGGCGTCATCAAG AAGCGGGAGCGCTGCCTCCTGCCTTTTCTGTCCCTGCAAATCATGGATTTCCTGCTGGGCCTCCTCACGCTTCTGGGCACCTACATCGAACTCCCAGGCTACCTGCGGCTGGCCACAGCGACCCGAGCG AGAGGACGGCCCAAGACTCCCCGTGTAGCCCTGCAGCTCCTGGATTTCTGCCTCAGTGTCCTGGCCCTCTGTAGCTCCTACATGGAAGTGCCAGCATATCTCAACTTCAAAGCCATGAACCACATG AATTATCTCCCGAGCCAGGAGGGGAAGGGCTTCCTCACGACCATGCTCCTGTTCTCAGTGGCATTTGTGGCTGTCCTCACCTTGAAG GTTTACATGTTCAAATGTGTCTGGAGATGCTACCGGGACATCCAAGCCCAGCAGGCCACTGGCGGAAAGGTCACTCCGAGGCTCCTGCAGCAG GTGGCCCTGCCATCCTACGAGGAGGCCATGGCGCTTCCGGGGAAGGGTGCCAGACCCCCGCCATACTCCGAGGTTTAG
- the LAPTM5 gene encoding lysosomal-associated transmembrane protein 5 isoform X1: MPPQIPGKMPGETLVRRAPERQASCFNTRVATTALAGYHMVVSVLLLVEHAVEVSSGKGQCQVTGTRSYRLVDIASSFLLLGMLFIVSVSLLFGVIKKRERCLLPFLSLQIMDFLLGLLTLLGTYIELPGYLRLATATRARGRPKTPRVALQLLDFCLSVLALCSSYMEVPAYLNFKAMNHMNYLPSQEGKGFLTTMLLFSVAFVAVLTLKVYMFKCVWRCYRDIQAQQATGGKVTPRLLQQVALPSYEEAMALPGKGARPPPYSEV; the protein is encoded by the exons ATGCCCCCACAGATACCCGGCAAGATGCCCGGTGAGACGCTGGTCAGGAGGGCCCCCGAGCGCCAGGCCTCCTGCTTCAACACCCGTGTGGCCACCACTGCACTGGCGGGGTACCACATG GTAGTGAGTGTCCTGCTGCTGGTGGAACATGCTGTGGAGGTGTCCAGCGGCAAGGGCCAGTGCCAGGTCACGGGGACCCGCTCCTACCGCTTGG TAGACATTGCCTCCAGCTTCCTGCTCCTTGGCATGCTGTTCATCGTTAGTGTCAGCCTACTCTTCGGCGTCATCAAG AAGCGGGAGCGCTGCCTCCTGCCTTTTCTGTCCCTGCAAATCATGGATTTCCTGCTGGGCCTCCTCACGCTTCTGGGCACCTACATCGAACTCCCAGGCTACCTGCGGCTGGCCACAGCGACCCGAGCG AGAGGACGGCCCAAGACTCCCCGTGTAGCCCTGCAGCTCCTGGATTTCTGCCTCAGTGTCCTGGCCCTCTGTAGCTCCTACATGGAAGTGCCAGCATATCTCAACTTCAAAGCCATGAACCACATG AATTATCTCCCGAGCCAGGAGGGGAAGGGCTTCCTCACGACCATGCTCCTGTTCTCAGTGGCATTTGTGGCTGTCCTCACCTTGAAG GTTTACATGTTCAAATGTGTCTGGAGATGCTACCGGGACATCCAAGCCCAGCAGGCCACTGGCGGAAAGGTCACTCCGAGGCTCCTGCAGCAG GTGGCCCTGCCATCCTACGAGGAGGCCATGGCGCTTCCGGGGAAGGGTGCCAGACCCCCGCCATACTCCGAGGTTTAG